A genomic stretch from Setaria viridis chromosome 1, Setaria_viridis_v4.0, whole genome shotgun sequence includes:
- the LOC117834744 gene encoding ornithine carbamoyltransferase, chloroplastic: MTPAAAAAAISGSSGHLVLPSPRLRQPLTLAPGTARPIAASPVARRGVAVAAVSTPAASPAAGKDAKQVPKDFLHINDFDKDTIMKILNRALEVKKAIKSGDTSFQPFKGKSMAMIFAKPSMRTRVSFETGFFLLGGHAIYLGPDDIQMGKREETRDVARVLSGYNDMIMARVFAHQDILDLAKYASVPVINGLTDYNHPCQIMADALTMIEHIGRIENTKVVYVGDGNNIVHSWLLLAAVLPFHFVCVCPEGFEPDAKTVEIARSAGISKIEITNDPREAVKGADVVYTDVWASMGQKEEADYRKQKFQGFTVDEAMMEIAGPQAYLMHCLPAERGVEVTDGAIEAPNSIVFPQAENRMHAQNAIMLHVMGA, from the exons atgacgccggcggcggcggcggcggctatcTCCGGCTCCAGCGGCCACCtcgtcctcccctccccccgccTCCGGCAGCCGCTCACCCTCGCCCCGGGCACCGCGCGCCCAATCGCCGCTTCGCCCGTGGCCCGCCGCGGGGTCGCGGTCGCCGCCGTGTCCACTCCCGCCGCGTCCCCCGCCGCGGGGAAAGATG CCAAGCAGGTTCCTAAGGATTTCCTTCATATCAATGATTTTGACAAGGATACAATCATGAAGATCCTTAATCGGGCGCTTGAGGTTAAGAAAGCGATAAAATCTGGAGACACGAGCTTCCAACCGTTCAAAGGAAAATCAATGGCGATGATTTTTGCCAAGCCATCAATGAGGACCCGTGTTTCATTTGAGACAGGATTCTTCTTGCTTGGTGGACATGCTATCTATTTGGGTCCTGATGATATCCAAATGGGCAAGCGCGAGGAGACTCGTGATGTTGCTCGAGTACTCTCTGGCTATAATGACATGATTATGGCTCGAGTTTTTGCTCACCAG GATATTCTGGACTTGGCTAAATATGCATCTGTACCTGTAATAAATGGCCTCACCGACTACAACCATCCGTGCCAGATAATGGCTGATGCACTTACTATGATTGAGCACATTGGTCGTATTGAAAACACAAAG GTTGTCTATGTTGGAGACGGGAACAATATTGTGCACTCATGGCTTCTATTAGCTGCTGTACTTCCTTTTCACTTTGTATGCGTTTGTCCCGAGGGATTTGAACCAGATGCAAAGACAGTGGAGATCGCCAGGAGTGCTGGAATCAGTAAAATTGAAATAACAAATGATCCCAGGGAGGCAGTTAAGGGAGCAGACGTTGTTTATACAGATGTCTGGGCCAGCATGGGCCAAAAGGAAGAAGCTGATTATAGAAAACAGAAGTTCCAAGGATTCACG GTGGATGAAGCCATGATGGAGATCGCTGGTCCACAGGCCTACCTCATGCATTGTTTACCTGCAGAGAGAGGGGTGGAGGTGACAGACGGTGCCATCGAGGCTCCCAACTCAATCGTATTCCCCCAGGCTGAAAACCGGATGCACGCTCAGAATGCCATCATGCTTCATGTCATGGGCGCTTAA
- the LOC117834754 gene encoding soluble inorganic pyrophosphatase yields MAGTPVLNERILSSMSQKHVAAHPWHDLEIGPGAPEVFNCVVEIPRGTKVKYELDKASGLIKVDRVLYSSVVYPHNYGFIPRTLCEDSDPMDVLILMQEQVVPGCFLRARAIGLMPMIDQGEKDDKIIAVCADDPEYRHYTDIKDLPPHRLQEIRRFFEDYKKNENKEVAVNEFLPAKDAIEAIKYSMDLYGSYIIESLRK; encoded by the exons ATGGCTGGAACTCCTGTTCTCAATGAGCGTATCCTTTCTTCCATGTCCCAGAAACATGTTGCTGCTCACCCGTGGCATGATTTGGAGATTG GACCAGGGGCTCCTGAAGTTTTCAACTGT GTGGTTGAGATTCCTAGAGGCACCAAGGTTAAGTATGAGTTGGACAAGGCATCTGGTCTGATCAAG gTTGATCGTGTCCTTTACTCCTCTGTTGTTTACCCACACAACTATGGTTTCATACCACGCACACTCTGTGAAGATAGCGACCCCATGGATGTCCTCATCCTGATGCAG GAACAAGTTGTTCCTGGGTGTTTCCTGCGAGCTCGTGCTATTGGGCTCATGCCTATGATTGATCAG GGTGAGAAAGATGATAAGATCATAGCAGTCTGTGCTGATGACCCTGAGTACCGTCACTACACGGACATCAAGGATCTTCCTCCGCATCGCCTTCAAGAGATCCGCCGCTTCTTTGAAGATT ATAAGAAGAATGAAAACAAAGAGGTTGCAGTGAATGAGTTCCTCCCAGCAAAAGATGCCATCGAGGCAATCAAGTACTCCAT GGACCTGTATGGCTCGTACATCATCGAAAGCCTGAGGAAGTAA
- the LOC117834720 gene encoding lipid phosphate phosphatase epsilon 2, chloroplastic → MPCLLLPSPRPRLPLTLTSPSSCRHPQCEGHLLLPRRRPWVRLGVRVAEMVSTEGDTMPGRDELRSPLREANRWAPVEATLNWASKWLVAGSYVFAVFWKHDVEIMWILLGASANYLLSLILKKMLNHERPAPDLRSDPGMPSSHAQSICFAATLLVLSWYYYLGTNYLTMILGPATLSMATYLSWLRVSRRLHTANQVMAGAALGSAFGALWFALWRSLVQEALLTSSLSARIAVILGSAVSCVGIVVYMRGRILHRGGRGSIPSYCC, encoded by the exons ATGCCCTGCTTGCTCCTTCCATCTCCACGGCCTCGCCTCCCTCTGACCTTGACCTCCCCGTCGTCGTGCCGGCACCCGCAGTGTGAAGGACACCTCTTGCTGCCCCGGAGGCGGCCATGGGTGCGGCTTGGCGTGCGCGTGGCCGAGATGGTTTCCACTGAGGGAGACACGATGCCTGGAAGGGATGAACTACGAAGCCCGTTGCGGGAAGCGAACAGGTGGGCACCCGTGGAGGCGACGCTGAATTGGGCg AGTAAATGGCTGGTGGCGGGTTCATATGTTTTTGCAGTTTTCTGGAAGCATGATGTGGAAATTATGTGGATTTTGCTGGGTGCGTCGGCCAACTATCTGCTTTCACTGATTCTTAAAAAGATGCTAAACCATGAAAGACCTGCACCGGATTTACGGTCTGATCCTGGGATGCCATCCTCCCATGCACAATCCATATGCTTCGCTGCGACGCTCCTAGTTCTTTCAT GGTACTACTACCTTGGGACAAATTATCTGACGATGATCCTTGGGCCAGCAACTCTGTCAATGGCAACCTATCTT TCATGGCTACGGGTGTCGCGGCGCCTTCACACGGCAAACCAGGTCATGGCGGGAGCTGCCTTAGGATCTGCCTTCGGCGCTCTGTGGTTTGCTCTCTGGCGTTCGCTAGTGCAGGAGGCATTGTTGACTTCCTCACTGTCGGCCCGGATTGCGGTCATCCTCGGATCAGCAGTATCTTGTGTTGGCATTGTCGTCTACATGCGGGGGCGGATCTTGCACCGGGGCGGACGGGGTTCAATCCCCTCATACTGTTGCTAG
- the LOC117834734 gene encoding lipid phosphate phosphatase epsilon 1, chloroplastic gives MPCSLLPAPSPRPCLIASLRRPPHCKDRFLLPRTRRRPRLRLGYVRMAEMARVGSGEVSSPEVGVSVESDPMLGGEESLGPRREASRWAPVEAALNRMSKWLVAGCFAFVALWKHDAEVIWILLGAVTNSLLSVVLKKLLNHERPSALRSDPGMPSSHAQSIFYGATILVLSLYYFIGTNYLTLILGPAALSMAAYLSWLRVSQRLHTLNQIMVGAGVGSAFGALWFVLWHSLVQEAFASSLLVRITVILGSSVFCVGFVMYMIRHWLKDE, from the exons ATGCCCTGCTCGCTGCTTCCAGCTCCATCGCCTCGCCCTTGTCTAATCGCCTCGCTGCGTCGGCCGCCGCACTGCAAAGACCGGTTCTTGCTGCCCCGGACCCGGAGGCGGCCAAGGCTGCGGCTTGGGTACGTGCGCATGGCCGAGATGGCCAGGGTCGGGAGCGGCGAGGTGTCGTCGCCGGAGGTCGGGGTTTCCGTGGAGAGTGACCCGATGCTGGGAGGGGAGGAGTCGCTCGGCCCGAGAAGGGAAGCGAGCCGGTGGGCGCCTGTCGAGGCCGCGCTGAACCGGATG AGTAAATGGCTGGTGGCTGGTTGTTTTGCTTTTGTAGCTCTTTGGAAGCATGATGCTGAAGTTATCTGGATTTTGCTGGGTGCGGTTACCAACTCTCTGCTGTCAGTGGTTCTGAAAAAGTTGCTAAACCATGAAAGACCATCAGCTTTGCGGTCTGATCCTGGGATGCCATCATCTCATGCACAATCCATTTTCTATGGGGCGACCATCTTAGTTCTTTCAT TGTACTATTTTATTGGGACAAATTATCTGACTCTGATTCTTGGGCCTGCAGCTCTGTCAATGGCTGCCTATCTA TCGTGGTTACGGGTCTCACAGCGCCTTCATACACTAAACCAGATCATGGTGGGAGCCGGTGTAGGATCTGCCTTTGGTGCTTTATGGTTTGTGCTCTGGCATTCACTTGTGCAGGAGGCATTCGCTTCTTCACTGTTGGTCCGGATTACAGTCATCCTCGGATCATCAGTATTTTGTGTTGGCTTTGTCATGTACATGATCCGTCATTGGCTCAAGGATGAGTGA
- the LOC117834709 gene encoding uncharacterized protein, which translates to MPTITHYVLDPFLETGSPAQVQKAVPKPPPPPPEKATPVPVAPVRTQTSPASLYATPESTTLPDSPSSFPGTWSPYLINHKRRGASLAKTLSQGDAVGEVRELKLPVTLPGLSKSCEAVEVHEPEFAFQQANNGQAEGDCGVEEPFNGQDGILQKGKGTVAAENGQDQPEFEFQRGSLEALVRPVNVARPSNGAAPNNAESDAFFELQDSMSVASNTETDEAGVHERWWKPSSPLGTSVGTPGAEFYDAFEEISSDGGTRSSRAMDDDLREMRLSLLMEIERRKQAEEALENWQAEWKKLSHHLSRVALSLPSPSTAENTDDSSVDPGAELCQQITVSQLVAAAIARGLARAEVESEMETVIAAKNFDIARLSDRVQYYEAANREMSQRNQEAIEMSRQQRKERKKRQKWFWGSVGLAVTLGATAIAWSYLPSSQPQASADSNSASSE; encoded by the exons ATGCCGACCATCACGCATTACGTGCTGGACCCCTTCCTTGAGACGGGGTCGCCAGCGCAGGTCCAGAAGGCCGTGCccaagccgccgccacctcctccggagAAGGCCACGCCTGTGCCGGTGGCTCCTGTTAGGACGCAGACATCGCCGGCATCGCTCTACGCCACGCCGGAGAGCACGACCCTGCCTGACTCGCCTTCCTCGTTCCCAGGAACCTGGTCACCGTACCTCATCAACCATAAGAGGCGGGGCGCCTCCCTTGCCAAGACCCTCTCTCAGGGCGATGCTGTGGGTGAGGTTAGAGAGCTGAAGCTCCCTGTGACACTGCCTGGTTTGTCCAAAAGTTGTGAAGCCGTTGAAGTGCATGAGCCTGAGTTTGCGTTTCAGCAAGCGAACAATGGTCAAGCTGAAGGTGACTGTGGTGTGGAAGAGCCTTTTAATGGGCAGGATGGAATACTCCAGAAGGGCAAGGGAACTGTGGCAGCTGAAAATGGGCAGGATCAGCCTGAGTTTGAGTTTCAGCGTGGAAGTCTTGAAGCATTAGTGAGGCCTGTCAATGTCGCAAGGCCTTCGAATGGTGCGGCACCAAATAATGCTGAGAGTGATGCCTTCTTTGAACTTCAGGATTCGATGAGTGTGGCTAGCAATACTGAGACTGATGAGGCTGGTGTGCATGAGCGGTGGTGGAAGCCCAGTTCTCCTCTTGGGACGTCTGTTGGCACACCTGGTGCAGAATTCTATGATGCATTTGAAG AAATATCCAGTGATGGTGGAACTCGATCATCgcgtgccatggatgatgacctCCGTGAGATGAGGTTAAGTCTGTTAATGGAAATAGAGAGGAGAAAGCAAGCAGAAGAAGCACTTGAGAACTGGCAAGCAGAATGGAAGAAGCTGAGTCACCACCTATCACGTGTTGCCTTATCACTTCCATCTCCAAGTACAGCTGAGAATACTGATGATTCAAGTGTGGATCCTGGAGCTGAGTTGTGCCAGCAAATAACTGTTTCACAACTTGTAGCTGCTGCTATTGCACGGGGTTTAGCTCGTGCTGAAGTGGAATCAGAGATGGAAACTGTGATTGCAGCAAAGAACTTTGACATTGCAAGGCTGTCAGATAGGGTTCAGTACTATGAAGCTGCAAACAGGGAGATGTCTCAAAGAAACCAAGAAGCCATTG AGATGTCAAGGCAACAACGGAAGGAGCGTAAGAAGCGACAGAAGTGGTTCTGGGGTTCCGTTGGGCTTGCAGTCACCCTTGGCGCCACAGCCATTGCCTGGTCCTACCTACCTTCATCACAGCCCCAAGCCAGTGCAGATTCAAATAGCGCCTCCAGCGAATAG